In Rhinolophus sinicus isolate RSC01 chromosome X, ASM3656204v1, whole genome shotgun sequence, a single genomic region encodes these proteins:
- the LOC141569621 gene encoding uncharacterized protein LOC141569621, with product MARGARRADRREGSRGGRRGRAVPLSAPSPAQSAEGVPSAPHPAAPKPLPRPAPPVARGRLRAAPRGAGLPPVTARPPCRRRPSLRGLAGRAACSLPARARVSPMAGAPPARRPRPRAARQAPRPQGPVSAGRARAPVPGTEHCGCGAGPARGSRRARGRERRAPRPARPRPPARPGAMQSLISPVTKAILVALFIFAILLILYVILWYICRDVDCDHGI from the coding sequence ATGGCGCGTGGGGCTAGGAGAGCAGACAGGCGGGAGGGGTCACGCGGGGGACGCAGGGGGCGCGCCGTccccctctctgctccctcccccgCCCAGTCTGCGGAGGGAGTCCCCTCCGCTCCCCACCCCGCTGCTCCGAAGCCCCTCCCGCGCCCCGCGCCCCCCGTCGCCCGCGGACGGCTGCGCGCTGCGCCCCGCGGGGCCGGGCTTCCACCTGTCACCGCGCGCCCGCCGTGTCGCCGCCGCCCAAGTTTGCGGGGACTTGCCGGGCGCGCCGCCTGCTCGCTGCCCGCCCGCGCCCGCGTCTCGCCCATGGCCGgcgccccgcccgcccgccgcccgcgcCCCCGCGCCGCGCGCCAAGCCCCGCGGCCGCAGGGCCCGGTAAGCGCAGGCCGAGCGCGGGCGCCCGTCCCCGGCACGGAGCACTGCGGATGCGGCGCGGGGCCGGCGCGGGGTTCCAGGCGCGCTCGGGGTCGTGAGCGccgcgccccgcgccccgcgCGCCCCCGCCCGCCCGCGCGCCCCGGGGCCATGCAGTCGCTCATCTCGCCGGTGACCAAGGCCATCCTCGTGGCTCTCTTCATCTTCGCCATCCTCCTCATCCTGTACGTGATCCTCTGGTACATCTGCCGCGATGTGGATTGCGACCACGGCATCTGA